Genomic DNA from Flavobacterium sp. N502540:
ATTTGTACCGCTGCAGCCCGAAGATTATACAAACCCGAGTTAAAGGAATCTTTTGTAGAAATGATCGAACGTGGCTGGATGAGCATCAGTTCTCCCGTTTGGGCGAATATGGGAACTGAACGCGGTTTGCCAATTTCGTGCTTTAATGTGCATGTTCCCGATGAAATAGAAGGAATCACCCATAAATTGGGAGAGGTGATCATGCAAACCAAAATTGGTGGCGGAACTTCCGGATACTTTGGAGAATTACGCGAAAGAGGAAGTGCTGTTACTGATAACGGTAAGAGTAGTGGAGCCGTAAGTTTTATGAAACTTTTTGATACTACAATGGACACCATTTCTCAGGGAGGGGTCCGTCGTGGAGCATTTGCTGCATATTTAGATGTTGATCATCCGGATATTGAGGAATTTTTGAAGATTAAGAGTATTGGAAACCCGATTCAGAATTTGTTTACCGGAATCTGCGTGCCGGATTACTGGATGCAGGAAATGATTGATGGTGATGTCGACAAGAGACAAATCTGGGCTAAGGTGTTAGAAAGCCGTCAGCAAAAAGGATTGCCATACATTTTCTTTAGTGACAACGTAAACAAAAACAAACCACAAGTTTACAAAGACAAAAACCTGCGCATTAATGCCAGTAATTTGTGCAGCGAAATTATGTTGCCTTCAAGCATTGACGAATCGTTTATTTGCTGTCTTTCGTCAATGAATCTCGAACTTTACGACGAATGGAAAGATACTGAAGCCGTAAAATTAGCGATCTTTTTCCTGGATGCCGTATTGCAGGAATTTATAGAAAAAACAGAAGGCAATTATTACCTTTCGGCAGCCAATCGATTTGCCAAAAGACACCGTGCACTAGGACTTGGTGTACTGGGATGGCATTCGTATCTGCAAAAAAATATGATTCCGTTTGAAGGAATGGAAGCCAAGATGAAAACTACCGAAATTTTCCAACATATCAGTGATAAAGCCGATAAAGCAACTCAGGATCTGGCCAGAATTTATGGCGAACCAGAACTGTTAAAAGGATACGGAAGACGTAATACAACCACTATGGCTATTGCGCCAACAACATCATCATCGGCTATTTTAGGACAGACTTCACCTGGAATTGAACCTTTCAGCAGTAACTATTACAAAGCTGGTCTGAGCAAGGGAAATTTTATGCGTAAAAATAAATACCTTAAAATGTTACTGGAGAAAAAAGGACTGGACAATGAAGAAGTCTGGAGAGAAATTATGCTGAATGGCGGAAGCGTACAACAGATGACACAGTTGACAAAAGAAGAGAAAGACGTTTTTAAAACCTTTAAAGAAATTAGTCAGTTAGAAATTGTACAGCAGGCTTCCATACGTCAGAAGTTTGTAGATCAGGGGCAAAGTATCAATTTGAACATTCCAGCTGATTTACCTATTAAAGAAGTAAACCGATTGCTTATTGAAGCCTGGCAGCTTGGTATCAAAAGTTTGTATTACCAACGCAGTCAAAGTGTATCGAAAGAATTGGTAACAAGTTTGGTGAGCTGCAGCAGTTGTGAGTCATAAAATAAGAAAGACCGGATGTATCATCCGGCTTTTCGGTTTTTATAAGGGAATTTTATTGTAAAATACTAAAACCAATAGTATATGAAGTCATTGCGACTTTGCGACTCCGCGAGATTTATTTTTTCTTTGGATCTTTAATTTTAGATCGAAGTATAGTAAAGAAGGCCGGATAAATGATCCGGCCTTCTTGATAAAATAAATAATAGAATTACTTTTTAATGGCCTTTGCTGTTTTCAAAACCAAGAATCGTAATCATATAAGGTGTATTTGAAACTTTGATTTTCTTTACAATTGCCATGGTAGACAAATTCAGCTGCAGTAATTCTCCTGTAGTTGGAGAAGTAATATAACCAAAGTTCTCTGTTAACTGAATTTGTGGTTTTAAAGCCGCATCAGTGGCAGTTTCGGCAATAACTTTACCTTCCTTTTCAAGTTGCAGGCTGGTAAGATTGTACAATTTGAATTCACCCGTATGCAATAGGATTCCCAGTTTAGTCGCATTAAAACTCACTTTGCATTGCATGATAGCAGTACTTGCTAAAATAGGTTTAATCGTTTCATTAGCCACGTCAATTAAGTAAGCTCCTTTTGCAGCAGTATATCCCACAAATTTTCCTTGTGCTTTTGTTTCCAGAATAGTCCCAAACCAGGCAGTTCCAAAATCAGCAGGAAGTGCGATAAGCTTTTGTTTTCCGGTACTTTCCACTACAAGAACACCACTTGCAGATCCGAAAACGGCATACGTTCCATCTGAAGCATTTCCGTGAATTCCTTTCGTAGCAACTGTTGCGTTAAAAAGAGTCTTACCGGAATTATCAATGATTTTGACTTTTTCCGGAAGTGTTCCTGCTACCGAATTGTCTTTTTCAGTAATAGCATAAGTACCATTAGTAAAAGTAGCCATTGCGCCGTGATGAGCCAACAAACCTGCATTTATAATCTTAAATTTAGCTCCCGCAGTATTAATTTCAGATTCTTTGGCAACAGCCAATGTTCCGTCGCCGTCATTAAAAGTCATCAGCTCTCCACTTTTGCTTTTAAAATGGGTAGGCATAGGCGACTGGCCAAATAAAGCGCCAAATTTAGGGATTCCGTCTACATCCACGTGATCGCCATGACCTTCAAAACCGCTGTCGAAAGTTTCAACCGTATTGCTGGCTCTGTGAATGATTCCCGCATATCGTTTGGATTCTGAAGTATAAACAGTAGATTTTGCAAACTTAGCATTAAAAGAGCTTATCGTGGCTTCAACCGGATTAACTAAGGTGATCTCAGTTGTTTTTTCATCAGAAAGTAAAATCCTTAAGAATTTATACTCGGTTAAAGCTTCTTTGGGAGTTTCAGGAGTATTGTCATCGTCGTTGCTGCAGGAAAATAGAGTTGCAGATAAGGCGAATAGGAAAATGAGTTTGTAAAAATTGTTTTTCATGGTAAAGGTAATTAAAGTTGATTTTTAAAAATTAATGGTAATAGGCATCGATTTATAGACGCTTATATTGTGTGTAGTGTTTTTATAAAGTACTACCCAATTGTAGGTTCCGGATTGCCAGGCTTTGTCGGCTGTAATTGGAGTTCCTTCGAAATCTGTATCTGCACCAATAGTGATGCTTTGACCGCCCAAAACACCATTTATCTTTTGAAGGGTAGTAATTTTTGAAGCAGCCCCCAGACCTTTGTGTTCCACTTTTGAAATGACAATAACTTTCTTCAGATCAAGTTTGTCGATACTTTCTGGATTGTAATTGGCACTTTTTTTAATCAAAACAGAATATAAAATTCCATCCCCCATAATTTGACTTACCTGTGCATGCGCAGTCAGAAGATCATTTTTTTTGAAAATAAGTTCCGGTTCAACCCAAGTATTCATGTAGTAAATCAGATTGTCGTTTCGGGAGAGATTATCGCGGCCAATTATGGGATCGACAGGCAAATTAGCAGGATCTGTAATCGTAACGACCTCTTTAATTTCGAGTTTAGAGCCGTTTTCATCTGTAACAATAAAAAGGAAATCAAATTTGCCTTCCGGAGCATCAGCCGGAATATTGAAGTGTTTGTGTACATTAGTATTTTTTGCGCCTTTGAATTCCGCCCAGGACAGTTCAAACTTCCAGTCTTTGCTATAAGTTTCACCTTTTATGGGAAGGATTTTCAACTGTACATCGGCAATTTTATCTCCGGCAAGTACGTCGGCATTAAAGTGAAAGTCACGGCCAATCAGCGCTTTTTTATTATTGGCGGTACCAATTTCAATATTTTCAGCTTTGGGTTTTATAACTTCTTTGTCGTCATCGTTACTACAGGCTGTAAAAAACAGATTAACAGCCAGAAAGAGCAGTATTAGTTTTAGCGTTTTCATTAGGGTACTGGGTTGATTAATTAAATTCATAGGGTGTTATTTGTGTATTAAAAATGGAATTTTCAGCGACAGAATGATGTTTCTTCCGGCTTCAGGAAGTTCTATTAACCTGTAGAAACTGGTGTGATTCAGGTATTTTGTATTGAACAGATTCTGAATCTGAAGACTAATGATAAAATCCTGTTGTCCGGCTTTTAGTTTAGTTCCCATTGCCAGGTTAAAGACATTACTGCTTGCCGTTTTCTTTTCAGGTGGGACAATCTGATGCTGCTCGGCAGTAAAGCGATAATCAAGAGAGAAATAGCTGTCTTTTAAACTTTTTATTCTTGGATTGTAAGTGATGTTAAACAAAACAGAGGGAGGAGGAGAGAAGGGCAGTGTATATCCTTTTTTATCTCCCGACCTTTGCTCGCTATACAGATATTCTGCCAAAACTTCACCACTTAAACTTTCCAGAAACTGATAACGTACCTGTAATTCACCGCCATAACGCATGACTCTACTCTGCTCGTATTCAAATACCTGATTGCCGGCTCCGTAATAAATATCATGTTGCGAAGTTGGATTGAGGTAAATGTAGTTGGGGAAATAATTAAAGAATGGACTCAGTTGAAAAGACCACTTAGTATTTTTCCATTCCATACCAAGATCCAATTGATACGAACGCTCGGCTGCTAAATTGGGATTGCCTTTTTCAAATCTGAAATAATGATAATTTACCCCATTAGAAGCCAGTTCTTTAGCAATTGGCATTCTGAAACTCGTTCCAAGATTGGCTTTTAAGGACCATTGTCCCGGTGTATAATTAACGCCTGCTGACCAGTTGAAACTCTGAAAAGTACGGGTCAGGTCTTCAGAACGTTTCAAATATTCAGAAGTTGTTTGGCCGTTTTCAGTAACTTCACTTGGAAACCAGTCGGTGTATTGTTTCATTTTAATTTTGCCATAATCGAGTCGTACAGCGGCATGTAGCAGCCATAATTCGTTAAGCTGAATTTTATCATAAACAAATCCTCCGGCATTGAATTGTTTAAAGGCAGGAATCAGAAAACTCCAGCCGTTAATGCTATTTTGTTGCTGTTCGGCATTGATTCCTGCGGTGAATTGATGATTTTGAATGGAAAACTCATCCTTAAAAGAAGCAGAAAATACTTCTTTATCGTATTGTCTTTCCAGATCTTTCGGAACATACATATCAGAAGGATACAGAGGCGGCATATAACCGTGATTGACATAATGACTCCATTCCCTGCGAAAGTTTTTTTGGAAACCCAACTGCGTTTCGAAACGGTGTGAACCTAACGAAAAGGAAGTGGTATTACTGATTTTGGTATGTGTAACTTCCTGAAATGGCATTAAAATATCTCTGCTGGAACGATCGTGCAGTTGGGTGTCTACATTTCGTGGTTCGAGTCCGTGTGCATTGGCAAAAAAGCCGCTTTTGGTATAAATGTTACTGAAATAAAAAACCGATTTCAGTTGATCCGTCAGATAACCGGTACTGGCATGTACATCGAGTTCACGTCCTGCCGTGTTGCGTAAATGATTTTTGTATAAAGGAACGGCATAATTGTACACGTGTACCGTATCGGTGGGAACGCGATAGTCTCCGTAATCCATAGCAGTTATTCTGGAATCAAAGAACCATTTTTCGTTTCGACCGTAAAGGTTGATGGATCCTCCAAATTGTTCGTTATTGCTTTTGCCTGTAAAATCAACTGTTCCGCCCAAAACATGCTGAGTAGGAAAAGGTACAGGCTGTATGTTTATGGCGCCGCCAATGGCATCAGAACCGTACATAAACGATGATGGACCTTTGATAATTGCCACACGGTTCACAGCATATTGATCGATTTCCAAACCGTGATCTGCTCCCCATTGCTGACCTTCGTGTTTGATACCGTTTTCAACCACAATAACCTGATTGAAACTTAGTCCGCGAATTAGTGGTTTTGAACCGCCGGAACCAATAGAAATGGTCTTAACACCCGGAAGTCTTTGCAAAGACTGCATTAAACTTCCGCCAAGATTACGTTGGATAAAGCTGCTGTTTACGATTTCAAGATTAAGGGATTCCTGCTTTTTGCGGCGTACTTCATAACCTTCACTAATGACAACTTCTGACAACTCCTGTATTTCCGGTTTTAAGAAAATAGCAGGGAGCACAATTGTGTTTTGACTAATAGTAATTACCGTTTCATAAGAAGCATACCCGGAGTATGTTACCGTCAATCGCGTTGTATTTTTAGGAATCTGATTTAAGAAATATGCTCCTTTTTTATTGGTTATAGTGCTAATATGAGCCGGATACAGCGTGACCAAAGCACCTTCCAAAGGTTTTTGATCCTTAGAAAATACGGTGCCGGAAACACGAACGGATTGCGCTGCTACTTTTGTAACCAAAACAAAACAAAAGAGCAGCACGCAATAGGTCCGCAATTGATTTGACTTAGTGGTGTTCATCAAAATCAATTTATAAAATTTTAATACTCAAACCTTTGATCGTCTGCCAGCCTTCCTTATCGGTTAAGCGGATCAGAAAATGATAATCTCCGGCATCAATGTTTTGTGGAATTTCGATTTCCTGAACAGCTTCATAACTCTTTTGCCCGGAAGGAATCGTAACCGAATTGATGTAAAGCATTGGATTTACCGGTTTTTTGATAGGATCCTCATTGCAGGATGCTACTTCGGTACTGTGATTGTGATGGTCGAAATTGTGGTGAATATCCAGACTATAAGATCCCAGTTGTGCGTTGTCTGAAAACTTTGCTCTGAAAGTAATTTTTTGTCCGCGAGTAATTGTACTGCATTGTATCGGAAACGCATTTGCGGAAGAAACATCAATTACAGGATATTCGGTGTCAATTTCGGTTTTATCACTGTCACAGCTTGTGAAAGTAAAGCCAGTCGCCAAAAAAGCCAAAAGCATTTTTGAAATTCTCATTCGATTTGGTTTGAGTTTTGTGGTATTCATATGTGAAAATTGTGGGTTACAAAAGGCATATTCCAAACCTGATAATACTAGGGAAATGGCAGTTTTACGGCACAGGATCAGGTCGCAAAAAGCATTGTTTTTATCGGGAAGGAAATTGGGAAACAAAAATAAAAGGGGTGCAGTGGAGCCAACACAATACCCAATTGCAGGTACTGAATTGTAATGTTGCAGACAATCAACCGACAGCGAAGTTTTTTTGAAACAATAGTGTTGCACGAAAGTCGCATTCCTAAAAGGAATAATTGTGTCAATCAGTATCGATCAAAGTACTTTTCTAAATATAGTAAAAGACATAAAACGGAGCTGTCGTGAAAAAGTGAAATACTTTTTCAGTATGGAGAGTATCTAAAACGCATAACAGCACGCCATCTCAGAATTGAAATGATTTACTTTTGTCGTTTTAGGCAATAGGAGGTGCACGAAGGGCAAATAAAGAACCTTTGAAAAAAGGAGCAAACGATTTTGAATAAAAATGTACATAAGGAATTGGTGTACTATTTTTATAAAACTGAAAAGTTACAAAGTCAAAAGTGCTGACCGGACTGAATTTGAAATGACAAATAGCACACTCTTCGTTAGAGTGGTCCTGCATTTTAAATTCACTTTTATCGGTAGGATAAAGTATGTTTTTTTTAGCAGTGGAACTGTGACTGTGTATGTGTTCATACGAATGTATCGCCGGAAATAGTATTGCAAATACTACCACCAACGGCATCAAAAGATTTATAAATTTAAATTTCTTTTTCATTCTAATGAATCCATAGCTAATAAAGCAATGAAGTACAAATATAGAATTCTTATTTGTAAATGCAACATTGTTTCATTAAAAAAATAAAGAAAAAAATAAAAGGATAAATCTTATAAGTAAAAAGACAGATTAGGTCTCTTTTTGTCGCTTCAGGGAACGAAAATTGGCTTGCACCGAATAAAATTTCCGTTCCTTGAATTGACATTTGAATTTGAAGTAACTATTGTAAGTGTTATAGTCTCATTAATGTGATACCGCTTTTAATCCAATAATAGAACTTACCAGAGTAAACAGAAAAAATAATCGCCAGAAGTCAACAGGCTCTTTAAAAACAAGAATCCCCATCAATACCGTTCCAACAGCTCCAATTCCGGTCCATACCGCGTAGGCCGTTCCAATAGGCAAGGTTTCAGTGGCTTTAATCAGTAACAGCATGCTTATGGTTAGTGATACAAAAAATCCGGTGTACCATAAATAAACATCGGTACCGGTGGCTTCTTTGGCTTTTCCGAGACAAGTTGCAAAAGAGACTTCAAACAGTCCCGCAATAATTAGAATAATCCAGTTCATAATTGTTAAAATTTTAGGATGCAAAGTTCCTTTAACTCCCGCAATAAAAATTTAACAAATGATAAAAAATGAATTTATTTCAGATCAGCTCTGATTCTGCTAAGACTCACCTGTGTGATACCCAGATAGGAGGCAATATGTCCCAATTGAATTCTTTGCAGTAGTTCGGGATGGTATTTCATAAGTTCCAAGTAACGATCAGTGGCATTTCTAAACTGTCTTGAAATCAGACGTTCTTCGGTTTTAACAAGTTCCTGTTCGGCAAATTTTCTGCCCCAGTTGGCAATATGGATATCGGTATCAAACAATTGCTGAAGATGTGCTTTTTTTAATTCGTAGAGTTCGCAGTCCTCCAGAAGTTCAATCGTTTCATAACCTTTTTGCTCCTCAACATAACTTTTCATCGAAACAACGGTTTGTCCTTCTTTTCCGAACCAAAACGTAACTTCACTATCATTTTCATGAACATACGCCCGCACGATTCCTTTTTTTATAAAATAGAGCGCAGACTCAACCTTTCCGGCATTTAACAGTATGTGTCCTTTGGGATATTTTATTTCGCTAATACAAAGTTTTAGCGCATTTTTGGACTCCTCGGGAAGCTGAAAGATGTTATCCAGAATGGTATCGATGTGCATTGTTAATGGTTGATGGTTAATTGTTAATTGTTAATTGTTAATGATTGATTCTTCATTCTTTACTCTTTATTCTTTACTCTTTATTCTTTACTCTTTATTCTTTATTCTTTATTCTTTACTCTTTATTCTGTGGCGCTGACTATTAGTGTTTTACATCTCACGTCTCACATCTCACTAGTAAGATTTCGCACTTCACAGATTGACAGGGAGCTAAATTAAAACTTTAGATTTCAGTCTGCTTAGTGTTTCCTGCGAAATATTGATGTATGAAGCTACAATTTTATTGGGCAATCGTTTTACAATTGTGGGATTGATTTTGAGCAATTGGGTGTATCTTTCTAAAGCCCCCATAGTTGTAAACGACATTAGTCTGTTGGTATTATTAACATAGGCTTTTTCGAGATACGAACAATAAAATTCCCTCCATTGAGGAACAATCTCCATCAAATGATTGAAATCTTCATGACTGATATATAATAACTCCGATTTCTCGATAACCTGTATGTATTCTGTTGAAGGCATTTTGGTAATAAAACTCACCAAAGCCGTAGCGAATTGATTTTCGAATGCAATATAACGGGTGACATCTTTTCCTTCTTCGTTAATGTAGTAAATTCTCAAACAGCCTTTATCTACAAAATAACTATTTTGACTCGTTTGTCCAGCCGAAAGCAACAGGTCGTTTTTGTCCCGCTGTACAGGTTTAAAGTGCGACAAAATAGTATTGAGATCTTTATCAGAAACTGCAATACGACTTCTTATATAAGCACCAAGTTGTTTGTAGGGCATTTTTTTAATTAGATAGTTAGATAATTAGATAATTAGAATGTTTGATTTTTAGATTATTGGATGATGAGTATAAACAACTAAACATCAACAATAAACCATTAACCATTAACAATCAACAATTAACCATTAAACATAATCTTTTACATATTTTCGGTAGTAGATAATATCTTCTATTGACAGTACTACCAAATTGTGCTGTATTGCAAAGCTAATGATTTTGTCCAGTTTAGCCATGCTTCCGTCTTCGTTCATTAATTCGCATAGAACGGCTTCCGGTTTTAGGCCTGCTAATTTCATTAAATCTACACTGCCTTCAGTATGCCCGTTTCGTTCAAGGACGCCGTTGTTTTTGGCACGTAGAGGAAAGATATGCCCGGGTTTTGCAAGATCTGTGGGTTTTGCATTTTGAGCAACCGCAGTTTTAATGGTTGTAATTCGATCTGTTGCCGAAACTCCCGTCGTTACACCCTCTTTTGCTTCGATTGTAATGGTAAAAGGCGTCTGAAAACTACTGGTGTTTTCTTTCACCATATAGGGTAATTCCAACTGATCGGCTTTTTCATTGGTCAGACAAAGGCAAACAATTCCGCTGCACTCGCGTATCATCATGGCCATGTCTTGTACATTGATGTGTTGTGCCGAAAAAATTAAATCGCCTTCGTTTTCGCGGTTTTCGTCATCAGTTAGTAGAATTCCTTTTCCGTTTCGCAGTTGTCGTAAAGCATTTTCGACACGTTCGACACTGGTTAAACCAAATTTTTCTAAAGGATAGGATAATGTATTGATCATCTTTTGTTGCGTTTTTTGAATTAAAGAGCAGCAAAGCTAGACTTGTTTCAGACACAAAAGTTTGATCTAGGTCAATAAAATCTGCAACTTTCCAATAAACCCTACAGGTTTTAAAAAACCTTTCGGATTTAGAAAAATTTTAATTTAAAGATAAATCACCATAGAAGGACACGCTTTTACTTAAAGCCGTATAAATACGTATTGGAATGTCTGTTTTTATTGTTATTTCATCCTCAGATAATTTTGTATCTTAGTCTTTAGTAACCTGAATCTGTCTTGATTGCAGCCTTTTTTCCAATCAGAACGGATTATAAAATAAGTGAGCAATGCCCTGGAATCCCGAAATTTATAATAAGTTTAAAAATATTCGTTATCAGCCATTTTATGATTTGGCCAGTTTTATTCAGCCAGTAAAAGGAATGAAAGCGATTGATTTGGGCTGTGGTACAGGAGAACAAACGGCAATTCTGTCTAATCAATTTGAAGAAGCGTACTTTTTGGGAGTCGATTCTTCGCCGGAAATGCTGGAACAATCCAAGTCTTTAGAAACGGAACGTCTGCATTTCAGAAAAGCCACCACAGAAAAAACAATAGAATCGGGCGAAAAATGGGATCTTATTTTTAGTAATGCAGCTTTACAATGGTCGGACAATCATGATACGTTATTTACCAGATTGCTGCAACAGTTAAACCCGAAAGGACAATTCGCTGTGCAAATGCCGGTACAGCCGGAAAACAAACTCAATAAAATCCTTTTAGAGCTGGTACAGGAAGAGCCTTTCGTCACTTTTTTAAAAGGATTTAAAAGAGAATCCCCGGTTTTAAGTATCGATGAGTATGCACAAATTCTGTTTGATGGCGGTTTGGAAAACCTTCAGATGCAGCAAAAAGTATATCCAATTATAGCCAATGATCATGAAACCCTTTTTAGTTTCATCTCGGGTTCGGCTTTGATTCCGTATACAGAAAGACTGGAAGGAGAGGAGAAGGTACTTTTTATTGAAACCTATAAAAAGAGAATAGCGGAAGGTTTTCCCAAACTTCCCGCTATTTATTCTTTTAAAAGACTCTTACTTTATGGTCGTAAAACCTAACGAAAGAATATTTACTTGTGAAGAAAACTTTATTCTTTATAGAGAATAATAGTTGCTTTGTAACCTTTTCCCACATTCCACTGACTTGCTTCAATCACTTTTCCTTTATCGTCATACACTTGAAATTCAGCTGTGTTAGGTGAAGCAGAACCTTCGTTTAAAGCTTCAAAGTCAATTTTGTTCATTCCTTTGACTAAAGTAATTTTAAAACCCTGATAATCTCCGTTTAAACTTACTTCGGGTTCAATTACTTTATCATTCAGGTATACGCGTATTTTATCGCCGTCTACAAAAGCAGCGTCACGATAACGGATGGTAGATACAGCCGTATTGGTGACAAAACCTCCCAAATATTCATTTCTTCTGTAAAAGATCCCTTCCACATTGGCTTCCGGTTTGTACAGACTGTTGTTTTTATACAAATCTTCCGGGTTGATTTTTAAAACGGTAGGCTCTTTTGGCAGCGGAAGATCGGGATTTAACGGAGTGTCTGTTGGAGGCGGAACGTCTTTTAATTCAACATTTTTTGAATCAATGGGTTTGTATTTGCCATTCACTTCCTTCTGCGCATATCCCTGTAAAACAGCACCGGTTAGTATAATAGTTAATAGTATCTTTTTCATATTATTTTTAGGTTTTAAGCAAACATCAAACGAATGTGTTTGTATCCGGATAGATAACATTTAAGTATAACTATTTATTGCATTTACTGAAAGTTAATTATTTCTAGTGTTTTGTAACATGCAGACAATCAGTTATAAATTTACGTTTTTTTTCGCAGATGCTTATGCTGTTTATGTGAATCCAAAGCTCTTTTTGTTGTTGTTTTCCTCTTCATTATGATTTGGAAAAAATAAATTGCATTAAAAAGTAAACAAGAATCTTGCCGTTAATACTTCCTGATCGAGTTGGTTGAAGCCATAGAAATCAGATAAAGTTTCAGTATTTCAGGTTAGGATTATAATTTAATTTTATAAGGTTATAAAATTATCAATTTGATTTATGAGAATGCCCACCATAAATTTGTCCCATCAAATCAGAACAACGGTTTGAAAATTAAAAATTGATAACATTAAAAACTTTAATCATGAAATTTACAAGAAACGCAAATGCAAACTGGAAAGGTACAGGAATGGAAGGAAAAGGAACCATCACGACACAAAGTACCACTTTAAACAATGCTCAACTCTCTTTTAAAACCCGTTTTGCGGAAGGAGTAGGAACTAACCCCGAAGAATTGGTAGCTGCCGCACATGCGGGATGTTTTACAATGCAATTGAGCTTTTTATTATCAGA
This window encodes:
- the ribB gene encoding 3,4-dihydroxy-2-butanone-4-phosphate synthase, translated to MINTLSYPLEKFGLTSVERVENALRQLRNGKGILLTDDENRENEGDLIFSAQHINVQDMAMMIRECSGIVCLCLTNEKADQLELPYMVKENTSSFQTPFTITIEAKEGVTTGVSATDRITTIKTAVAQNAKPTDLAKPGHIFPLRAKNNGVLERNGHTEGSVDLMKLAGLKPEAVLCELMNEDGSMAKLDKIISFAIQHNLVVLSIEDIIYYRKYVKDYV
- a CDS encoding TonB-dependent receptor, coding for MNTTKSNQLRTYCVLLFCFVLVTKVAAQSVRVSGTVFSKDQKPLEGALVTLYPAHISTITNKKGAYFLNQIPKNTTRLTVTYSGYASYETVITISQNTIVLPAIFLKPEIQELSEVVISEGYEVRRKKQESLNLEIVNSSFIQRNLGGSLMQSLQRLPGVKTISIGSGGSKPLIRGLSFNQVIVVENGIKHEGQQWGADHGLEIDQYAVNRVAIIKGPSSFMYGSDAIGGAINIQPVPFPTQHVLGGTVDFTGKSNNEQFGGSINLYGRNEKWFFDSRITAMDYGDYRVPTDTVHVYNYAVPLYKNHLRNTAGRELDVHASTGYLTDQLKSVFYFSNIYTKSGFFANAHGLEPRNVDTQLHDRSSRDILMPFQEVTHTKISNTTSFSLGSHRFETQLGFQKNFRREWSHYVNHGYMPPLYPSDMYVPKDLERQYDKEVFSASFKDEFSIQNHQFTAGINAEQQQNSINGWSFLIPAFKQFNAGGFVYDKIQLNELWLLHAAVRLDYGKIKMKQYTDWFPSEVTENGQTTSEYLKRSEDLTRTFQSFNWSAGVNYTPGQWSLKANLGTSFRMPIAKELASNGVNYHYFRFEKGNPNLAAERSYQLDLGMEWKNTKWSFQLSPFFNYFPNYIYLNPTSQHDIYYGAGNQVFEYEQSRVMRYGGELQVRYQFLESLSGEVLAEYLYSEQRSGDKKGYTLPFSPPPSVLFNITYNPRIKSLKDSYFSLDYRFTAEQHQIVPPEKKTASSNVFNLAMGTKLKAGQQDFIISLQIQNLFNTKYLNHTSFYRLIELPEAGRNIILSLKIPFLIHK
- a CDS encoding DUF4625 domain-containing protein, whose amino-acid sequence is MRISKMLLAFLATGFTFTSCDSDKTEIDTEYPVIDVSSANAFPIQCSTITRGQKITFRAKFSDNAQLGSYSLDIHHNFDHHNHSTEVASCNEDPIKKPVNPMLYINSVTIPSGQKSYEAVQEIEIPQNIDAGDYHFLIRLTDKEGWQTIKGLSIKIL
- a CDS encoding DUF4625 domain-containing protein translates to MKTLKLILLFLAVNLFFTACSNDDDKEVIKPKAENIEIGTANNKKALIGRDFHFNADVLAGDKIADVQLKILPIKGETYSKDWKFELSWAEFKGAKNTNVHKHFNIPADAPEGKFDFLFIVTDENGSKLEIKEVVTITDPANLPVDPIIGRDNLSRNDNLIYYMNTWVEPELIFKKNDLLTAHAQVSQIMGDGILYSVLIKKSANYNPESIDKLDLKKVIVISKVEHKGLGAASKITTLQKINGVLGGQSITIGADTDFEGTPITADKAWQSGTYNWVVLYKNTTHNISVYKSMPITINF
- a CDS encoding ribonucleoside-diphosphate reductase subunit alpha translates to MNTIDTTSANSLPLSEAENKMWWKNSESEQILNRGYLLKGETVEGAIDRICTAAARRLYKPELKESFVEMIERGWMSISSPVWANMGTERGLPISCFNVHVPDEIEGITHKLGEVIMQTKIGGGTSGYFGELRERGSAVTDNGKSSGAVSFMKLFDTTMDTISQGGVRRGAFAAYLDVDHPDIEEFLKIKSIGNPIQNLFTGICVPDYWMQEMIDGDVDKRQIWAKVLESRQQKGLPYIFFSDNVNKNKPQVYKDKNLRINASNLCSEIMLPSSIDESFICCLSSMNLELYDEWKDTEAVKLAIFFLDAVLQEFIEKTEGNYYLSAANRFAKRHRALGLGVLGWHSYLQKNMIPFEGMEAKMKTTEIFQHISDKADKATQDLARIYGEPELLKGYGRRNTTTMAIAPTTSSSAILGQTSPGIEPFSSNYYKAGLSKGNFMRKNKYLKMLLEKKGLDNEEVWREIMLNGGSVQQMTQLTKEEKDVFKTFKEISQLEIVQQASIRQKFVDQGQSINLNIPADLPIKEVNRLLIEAWQLGIKSLYYQRSQSVSKELVTSLVSCSSCES
- a CDS encoding DMT family transporter; the protein is MNWIILIIAGLFEVSFATCLGKAKEATGTDVYLWYTGFFVSLTISMLLLIKATETLPIGTAYAVWTGIGAVGTVLMGILVFKEPVDFWRLFFLFTLVSSIIGLKAVSH
- a CDS encoding Crp/Fnr family transcriptional regulator, producing the protein MHIDTILDNIFQLPEESKNALKLCISEIKYPKGHILLNAGKVESALYFIKKGIVRAYVHENDSEVTFWFGKEGQTVVSMKSYVEEQKGYETIELLEDCELYELKKAHLQQLFDTDIHIANWGRKFAEQELVKTEERLISRQFRNATDRYLELMKYHPELLQRIQLGHIASYLGITQVSLSRIRADLK
- a CDS encoding Crp/Fnr family transcriptional regulator, whose translation is MPYKQLGAYIRSRIAVSDKDLNTILSHFKPVQRDKNDLLLSAGQTSQNSYFVDKGCLRIYYINEEGKDVTRYIAFENQFATALVSFITKMPSTEYIQVIEKSELLYISHEDFNHLMEIVPQWREFYCSYLEKAYVNNTNRLMSFTTMGALERYTQLLKINPTIVKRLPNKIVASYINISQETLSRLKSKVLI